Below is a window of Candidatus Eisenbacteria bacterium DNA.
CTCGAACTTCGAGCGTGAGGCCGCCGGCCTCGCTCACGAGGCGCATGCCGATGCGCGCCGATCGCGCCGGGCGTGCCAGCACCGTCCAGTGCCCGGCGGTCGCCGCCGGCCTCACGAACAGCAGCTCGACGCGGCCGCCCGACTCGGCGCGGCGCGTCATGAGGCGCGCGGGGATCACGCGCGTTTCGTTGAGCGCCAGCACGTCGCCGGCGCGCAGCCATTGCGCGAGCTCCGGAATGCGGGCGTCGTGCAGTGCGCCGGTCGCGCGTTCGAGCACCAGCAGGCGTGCGTCCTCGCGACGCGCTGGCGGATGCTGCGCGATGAGTTCGGCGGGCAGCGCGTAGTCGAGGAGCGGATGCGACACGGCGCTGGGTGCGCCGCTCAGGAGAGCGGCAGCTCGGGCTGCGGGCGTGCGACTCGAGGTGCGTCGGCGACGCTGCCGGCCCCTCCGCGAGCCACGGTGCCGGCGCCGATGCTGGCCGGGACCGCCAGCCCCAGGTGCTCGTATGCGAGCGGCGTCGCCTCGCGGCCGCGCGGGGTGCGCTTGAGGAACCCTTCCTGAATCAGGAACGGCTCGTACACGTCTTCGAGCGTGGCGGCTTCCTCTCCCACCACGACACCGAGCGTGCTCAGGCCCACCGGACCACCGCCGTACTTGTGGATCAGCGCTTCGAGCAGCCGCCGGTCCATCTCGTCGAGACCGCGCTCGTCCACCTCGAGCAGCCGCAGCGCCTCGCGCGTGAGCGGCAGCGTCACGCGCCCGTCCCCCTTGATGAGCGCGACGTCTCGCACGCGTCTCAGCAGGCGATTGGCGACGCGCGGCGTGCCGCGCGCACGGCGTGCGATCTCGTTGGCCGCCGCAGCGTCGATCTCGACTCCGAAAATGCCGGCGGCGCGCGTCACGATGTGCGCGAGATCGGCGGCGTTGTAGTAGTCGAGGCGCAGCGTCATGCCGAAGCGCGCGCGCAACGGCGCGGACAGGAGTCCCGCCCGTGTGGTCGCACCCACCAGCGTGAAACGCTCCAGATTGAGCTTGAGCGTGCGAGCGCTGGGACCGCGGTCGAGCAGAATGTCGAGCGTGAAGTCCTCGAGCGCCGGATAGAGGTATTCCTCGACCACCGCACTCATGCGATGGATCTCGTCGACGAACAGGATTCCGCGCGGACCGAGATTCGTGAGCAGGCCGGCGAGGTCGCCCGGCCGTTCGATCACGGGTCCCGAGGTGTGCGTGATCTCGACCCCGAGCTCCTGCGCGAGGATCACGGCGAGTGTCGTCTTGCCGAGCCCCGGCGGGCCATGGAACAGCACGTGATCGAGCGCTTCGCCGCGGCGCCGGGTGGCCTCGAGGAATATGTGGAGCTGTTCCTTGAGGGAGGCCTGCCCGACGAAATCGTCGAGTGCGGCCGGACGCAGCCGCCCCTCTTCCTGGATGTCTTCGCCGAATCGAGACGGATCCGCCATGCGAGCCGGGTGCTCGGGCGGCGGGCCGACCGGGGCGCGCGGGTCGGCGGGCGAACGCGACCCGGCTGCCGCCGAGTTGGGCACGTTCGACGCATCCGGGCGAAGGCGCGAGGTCATGGAGTTCCGTCTCTCAGCGAACGGCGACAGTGGGCCGCGCAAGTCTCGCGAGCGCACGGCGCACGAGGTCCTCGAGCGACAGGTCGGCAGTGTCGACGCTGGACTTGCGGACCGCGTCCTGCGCCTGCGGCGCACTGTAACCCAGCTGCACCAGCGCTGCGACGGCATCGTCGAAGCGTTCGGAGCGCGGCAGCACGCCGCGTCCGGAAACGAGAGGCGTTGCGGCACCGCCGCCCGGCGGCGCCGAAGCCGCGGTCACAATCATCTCGAGCTTGTCGCGCAGCTCGACCACCAGCCGCTCCGCGGTCTTGCGCCCGACGCCGGGAATCGCCACCAGCGCCGCCACGTTCTCCTCGCGGATCGCGCGCGCCAGCACCGCGGGCGCGAGGCCCGACAGCACCGCGAGCGCCACCTTGGGACCCACACCGCTCACCGTGATGAGCAGCTCGAACAGCTTGCGCTCATCGGCCGCCGCGAATCCGAACAGCAGCAGCGCATCCTCGCGCACCACCTGGTGCGTGAGCAGGAAGACTTCAGCGCCGGGATCCGGCAGCGTCCGCGCGGTCTGGCTCGAGACCTGCACCAGATAGCCAACGCCGGACGCTTCGATCACACATGAGCCCCCGGCGTGTTCGAGCAGGCGGCCGCGCAGCGAGGCGATCACCGGGTACCCCGCGAAGTCAACAGCGCTTCGAGGCGCCGCGCCGCCACCGACGCAGCACGCGCGGGCGGCGTGAGTCGCGCGCGCTGCAGATGGCAGAGTGCGGTCGCGAGCGCGTCGCCGGCGTCGACCGCGAGCTCGCCGCGCACGTCGAGCAACCGCCTCACCATGAAACTCACCTGATCCTTGGTGGCGCCACCGCGCCCCGCGACGCTGAGCTTGATCTCACGCGGCGTGTATTCGGCGACCGCGCAGTCGTGGCGGACCGCCGCGACCAGAAGCACGCCGCGCACGTGACCGAGCACCAGAGTCGAGCGCACGTTCTCGTGGTAGAACGCCTCCTCGACCGCGACGACATCGGGCCGCACCTCCGCGACCAGCGCTTCGATCTGCACCGCGATCGCATGCAGGCGATGCGCCAGATCGAGCCCGCCGGCAGGCGCGACGGTGCCGTGCTTCACGCACGTGAAGCGATTGCCGTGGCGCTCCACCACGCCATAGCCGGTGCGGCGACTGCCCGGGTCCAGTCCGAGAACGCGCATGACGTGAGTGCGAGGAGTCCTTTCCGGCGTCTGCGGGTGAAACGGCGGAGCGCTAAGCGTGCGCTCCCGCCGCCTTCTCGGTGCGTGCGGCCGCGATCACCTTGTCGGCGAGTTCGCGCGGCACTTCTTCGTAGTGCGAAACCCTGGCGGCGTGCATGCCGCGACCCTGCGTGATCGCCCTCAAGTGGGTGGCGTACTTGTACAGCTCCGCGGCCGGCACCATGGCTTTGATGACCTGGTAGTGGCCGTCCGACTCGGTGCCCACGATACGCCCGCGCTTGGCCGACATGTCGCCCATCACGTCGCCGAGGAACTCCTCGGGGATGCGCACCATCACCTCGTCGATCGGCTCGAGGATGATGGGCGCGGCCTTGAGCATCGCCTGATGGAAGCAGGTCTCGGCCGCGATCTTGAACGCCATTTCGGATGAGTCGACGTCGTGGTACTTGCCGAAGAACAGAGCGACCTGCACGTCGACGACCGGGTAGCCGCCGAGCGGTCCGCGCTCCATGCCGGCGACAACGCCCTTCTCGACCGCGGGAATGAACTGGTTCGGCACCACGCCGCCCTTGATCTCGTCGAGGAACTTGAAGCCGTCACCCCGCTTGACCGGATCGAGCCGCAGGTGGACCTCGCCGAACTGGCCGCGACCGCCGGTCTGCTTCTTGTGCCGGTATTCGTCCTGGGCCTTGACCTTGATGGTCTCCCGATACGGCACGTGCGGACGCGTGAGCAGCACCTCGACTCCGAAGCGCCGCTTCAACCGATCGACCATGACCTCGAGGTGCAGGTCACCCATCCCCATCACGAGCGTCTCGCGGGTGCTGGTCTCGTAGTGCTTGATGAAGGTGGGGTCTTCCTCGTGCAGCCGCGCGAGCCCGTGCGCCATCTTTTCTTCGTCGCCCTTGTTCCTGGCGTGGATCGCCTCGGCGGTGACCGGGGCCGGGAAGTCAGGGGTCGGCAGCTCGAGCTGATGCGCTTTGTCGGTGATCGTGTCGCCGGTGTGCGTCTCGCGCAGCTTGACCGCCGCGACGATGTCGCCGGCCGTGACCTTGCGCGTGTCGACCCGTTCCTTGCCGATCAGGTGATAGAGCGTGCCGATGCGCTCGGTGCGGTGGCGCGAGGCGTTCGTCACTTCGAGCCCCGGCTCCAGGTGACCCGAATACACGCGGATCATCGAGACCTCGCCGAGGTGCTGCTCGGAGTGGGTCTTGAAGACCTCGGCGGCGAGCGGCGCGTTCGGCTCGGGCTTGCACGGGACTTCGGTGCCATTGGCGGCGCGCCCCACGATCGGCGGAACGTCGAGCGGAGACGGCAGGATGTCGACGACCTCGTCGAGCACTTCCTTGACGCCGTGGTTGTTGAACGCCGAGCAGCAGAACGCCGGCGCCAGGTCTCCCTGCACCACGCGCTCGCACAGGCCGCGACGGATTTCCTCGATCGTCAGCTCGCCGGTGCCGAGGAACTTCTCCATGAGCGACTCGTCGCCGGTCGCGGCCTCTTCCATCAGCCGGGCGCGCGCGGCTTCGACTTCGGCTTTCATTTCGTCCGGGATCGGCGCCTCGGTCGACTTCTCTTCCATGCCCTTGCCGGCGAACGTGTACGCCTTGTTCTCGACCAGATCGACGATGCCGTGGAAGGACTCGCCCACGCCGATCGGCAGCTGCACGGCGACCGCATTGAGTCCCAGGCGGCGCTGGCAGGACGCGATCGCGCCGGTGAAGTCGGCGTGCTCCTTGTCCATCATGTTCACGACCACGAGGACCGGAGATTTCTCCTGCTTCAGGATCTCGTAAACGACCTCGGTGCCGACTTCGACGCCGGCATTGGCGCGCAGCATCAGCAGCGCGGCGTCGGCGACTCGCAGAGCGCCGTACACATCGCCGACGAAATCCGGGAAGCCGGGCGTGTCGAGCAGGTTGATCTTGTGGCCGGCCCACTCGAACTGCGCCAGGCCCAAATCGATGGTGATCTGGCGGCTGATCTCGTCCGGCGCGTGGTCGAGCAGCGTGGTTCCGTCGGCGATGCGACCGAGTCGAGTGGTCGCCTTGGCGAGGAACAACATGGCCTCAGCGAGCGACGTTTTTCCTACACCGTGATGCGCAACCAGCGCAACGTTACGAATCTGTGCGGCGGTGTACTCCTTCAACTCGCACCTCCCCGCTTTGAGGTCGACCGCTCGAGAACAGGGACGGCGCTCGTTCCGGGGCGGGCTCAGAAGGAACGAGCAGGCGTAACCCGTTGAGTGAGCGGAATCTACTACCCGCTTCTCGAGTCGGTCAAGAACTCACCCGCTGCGCCGATCGAGATGCAAAACCAAGCACCGCTCGCACTCAGAAATGGAGAGAATCACCCGATGCTCACGCACGGAACTTGCTCTCTCTCGAAGTGGCGCTCGCGGGTTTGACGCCCTCTACTGCACTGCATAATCTCCACGATCATCTACGGTCGAGCAGCTCCCCCGACCGATCCAGAATTTCGACTCGAAAGGAGTCTTGATCCTATGCGGAACCTCTCGCCGGCTCGCTGCGCGGCGGCGCTCCTCATCGTTGCCACGGCGGTCGCCTCGCCCTTCGCCTTCACCGCCTCGGCAGGCCCCTCCAAGGGTGACCCGCTGGCGGCCAAGAAGCTCTACACGACCAAGTGCGTGGCGTGCCACAAGGCCGACGGTTCGGGCGGCGTCAAACTGACCGGAAACCCGACGCCGAGCTGGAAGGACGCCAAGCGCATGGCGACCGTGACCGACGATCAGCTGCGTGACTGCATCACCAACGGCCGGCCCAAGTCGGGCATGGTGGCGTGGGGCAAGAACGGCCAGCTCAAGCCGGCGGACATCGAGAACATGATCGCGTACATCCGGACGATCTCGAAGAAGTAGTCATCGCAGGCAGACATCCGACGAGGGTGGTCCCTGAGCAGGGGCCGCCCTCGTTTGCGTCGTCAGCGAATCTCGAGCGTGTAGGGAGCCCGCGCCTGGATGTCGCCGCGCGTGAGCGACAGCAGCAATTGCGGATCGCGCAGCTCGGCCGGCAGCAGCATGCGAAGCGCGGTCTCGTCTTCGCTCTCGGGCATGGCGTCCGAGAGCACCGACTGCAGGAACGATCGGCGGCTCTGCGGGAACACCTCGGCCACCAGCTCGTCGTCGGGCTCGAGACCCGCGCGTGCGCGGGCCATCTGAAACGCGCGCTGGAATCCGCCCAGTGCGTCGACGAGCCCGAGCTCGACCGCTCGGCTGCCGCTCCACACCCGCCCCTGCGCCACCGAATCGACGTCGGCCGCGGACATGTTGCGGCCCGTGGA
It encodes the following:
- the ruvB gene encoding Holliday junction branch migration DNA helicase RuvB, which translates into the protein MADPSRFGEDIQEEGRLRPAALDDFVGQASLKEQLHIFLEATRRRGEALDHVLFHGPPGLGKTTLAVILAQELGVEITHTSGPVIERPGDLAGLLTNLGPRGILFVDEIHRMSAVVEEYLYPALEDFTLDILLDRGPSARTLKLNLERFTLVGATTRAGLLSAPLRARFGMTLRLDYYNAADLAHIVTRAAGIFGVEIDAAAANEIARRARGTPRVANRLLRRVRDVALIKGDGRVTLPLTREALRLLEVDERGLDEMDRRLLEALIHKYGGGPVGLSTLGVVVGEEAATLEDVYEPFLIQEGFLKRTPRGREATPLAYEHLGLAVPASIGAGTVARGGAGSVADAPRVARPQPELPLS
- a CDS encoding cytochrome c translates to MRNLSPARCAAALLIVATAVASPFAFTASAGPSKGDPLAAKKLYTTKCVACHKADGSGGVKLTGNPTPSWKDAKRMATVTDDQLRDCITNGRPKSGMVAWGKNGQLKPADIENMIAYIRTISKK
- the ruvA gene encoding Holliday junction branch migration protein RuvA translates to MIASLRGRLLEHAGGSCVIEASGVGYLVQVSSQTARTLPDPGAEVFLLTHQVVREDALLLFGFAAADERKLFELLITVSGVGPKVALAVLSGLAPAVLARAIREENVAALVAIPGVGRKTAERLVVELRDKLEMIVTAASAPPGGGAATPLVSGRGVLPRSERFDDAVAALVQLGYSAPQAQDAVRKSSVDTADLSLEDLVRRALARLARPTVAVR
- the ruvC gene encoding crossover junction endodeoxyribonuclease RuvC → MRVLGLDPGSRRTGYGVVERHGNRFTCVKHGTVAPAGGLDLAHRLHAIAVQIEALVAEVRPDVVAVEEAFYHENVRSTLVLGHVRGVLLVAAVRHDCAVAEYTPREIKLSVAGRGGATKDQVSFMVRRLLDVRGELAVDAGDALATALCHLQRARLTPPARAASVAARRLEALLTSRGTR
- the fusA gene encoding elongation factor G; the encoded protein is MKEYTAAQIRNVALVAHHGVGKTSLAEAMLFLAKATTRLGRIADGTTLLDHAPDEISRQITIDLGLAQFEWAGHKINLLDTPGFPDFVGDVYGALRVADAALLMLRANAGVEVGTEVVYEILKQEKSPVLVVVNMMDKEHADFTGAIASCQRRLGLNAVAVQLPIGVGESFHGIVDLVENKAYTFAGKGMEEKSTEAPIPDEMKAEVEAARARLMEEAATGDESLMEKFLGTGELTIEEIRRGLCERVVQGDLAPAFCCSAFNNHGVKEVLDEVVDILPSPLDVPPIVGRAANGTEVPCKPEPNAPLAAEVFKTHSEQHLGEVSMIRVYSGHLEPGLEVTNASRHRTERIGTLYHLIGKERVDTRKVTAGDIVAAVKLRETHTGDTITDKAHQLELPTPDFPAPVTAEAIHARNKGDEEKMAHGLARLHEEDPTFIKHYETSTRETLVMGMGDLHLEVMVDRLKRRFGVEVLLTRPHVPYRETIKVKAQDEYRHKKQTGGRGQFGEVHLRLDPVKRGDGFKFLDEIKGGVVPNQFIPAVEKGVVAGMERGPLGGYPVVDVQVALFFGKYHDVDSSEMAFKIAAETCFHQAMLKAAPIILEPIDEVMVRIPEEFLGDVMGDMSAKRGRIVGTESDGHYQVIKAMVPAAELYKYATHLRAITQGRGMHAARVSHYEEVPRELADKVIAAARTEKAAGAHA